Proteins found in one Acanthopagrus latus isolate v.2019 chromosome 3, fAcaLat1.1, whole genome shotgun sequence genomic segment:
- the LOC119017280 gene encoding zinc finger protein 662-like isoform X8: protein MSKVQTLRVVVKQRLTAAAEEIFELFERTIAEYEEELCRHRKLLDAVFQPQVQLHRTVQTFTPVPVKSEEDEEEPQSSQLHHIKPEEIRHGEHLKTEAGVEDCGGPEPVKDSDPDRYLQPKEIDGARQLKMDVQFSRAVSTDVQQLLVIKEEVEWSSSLNQDDPPALPQEELWTRQDGEQLRGLEDTREPQSGSNILQIHKVSVSDVEYTTGTTLTNSHECATGFGHSGPLQNQVAPFSCAFCGKRYPRKNSLRSHMRLHVEGKRFSCPVCQKDFQWKRDVVAHMRSHTGEKPFSCSVCGMRFARKEDLNRHLRVHTGEKPFSCSVCGKRFARNAHLKRHSAIHGVKTFP from the exons atgtctaaagtcCAAACGCTGAGAGTTGTTGTGAAGCAGCGACTAACTGCggctgctgaagagatatttgagctgtttgaaagaacgaTAGCAGAGTACGAGGAGGAACTGTGTCGACACCGGAAACTACTGGACGCTGTTTTCCAGCCTCAGGTCCAGTTACACAGAACAG TTCAGACCTTCACTCCTGTccctgtgaagagtgaagaagatgaagaggaacctcagtcctcacagcttcatcacATCAAACCTGAAGAGATCAGACATGgagaacatttgaaaacagaagCTGGTGTAGAGGACTGTGGAGGACCAGAACCAGTCAAGGACTCAGATCCAGATAGATATTTACAGCCAAAGGAAATAGACGGAGCCCGACAGTTAAAGATGGACgtccagttcagcagagcag tcTCCACAGacgtccagcagctgttggtgatTAAAGAAGAAGTGGAGTGGAGTTCCAGTCTGAACCAGGACGACCCACCAGCACTGCcacaggaggaactctggacCCGTCAGGACGGAGAGCAGCTTCGAGGGTTGGAGGACACCAGAGAGCCACAATCAGGTTCAAACATTCTGCAAATACATAAAGTATCTGTAAGTGATGTGGAATATACGACAGGAACAACATTAACAAACTCTCATGAATGTGCTACAGGCTTTGGACACAGTGGCCCTCTACAGAACCAAGTGGCACCATTTAGTTGCGCATTTTGTGGTAAAAGATACCCTCGGAAGAACTCTTTAAGGTCTCACATGAGGCTTCATGTAGAAGGGAAACGTTTCAGCTGCCCAGTTTGCCAAAAAGATTTTCAGTGGAAAAGAGATGTGGTGGCGCACATGAGAagccacacaggagagaaaccgttcagttgttcagtttgtggCATGAGATTCGCACGGAAGGAGGATCTGAATCGGCACTTGAGAGTCCACACGGGGGAGAAACCATTTAGCTGTTCAGTTTGTGGGAAAAGATTTGCAAGAAACGCACATCTGAAGCGACACTCGGCCATCCACGGGGTGAAAACATTTCCTTGA
- the LOC119017280 gene encoding zinc finger protein 501-like isoform X3 — protein MSKVQTLRVVVKQRLTAAAEEIFELFERTIAEYEEELCRHRKLLDAVFQPQVQLHRTDVQQLFNKEEDPPEQQEWSSSLDREEPEPPHIKEEQEELWTRQEGEQLPGLEEADIKFTFSPVPVKSEEDDQEKPQSSQLHRIKAEDISNVEHLKTEADEEDCGGPGPDRNFNPDSHLQPTAHVKISHYEPESDDSWDWEDTRELQSGSNPLHHYKAPVSDVEVNSGTGVRPFGCSVCGKRYRWKNSLTDHMRLHSEEKRYSCSVCETSFHWRKNLVKHMKIHVGKKPFKCSVCGIRYARSINLTKHFEVHTGEQRLTCSICTLSFSDSSSLSTHMSLHTGSHPFSCSVCKKTFQCRYNIVKHMRIHTGEKPFRCSLCGRRFAQNTNLKRHFIIHTGEKPFSCSICDKRFTQKSSLTIHQGLHTGEKPHSCSVCNKSFSLRQILTAHMRVHTGEKPFSCRNCGKIFARKAHLRRHLTIHRGETVSLQPL, from the exons atgtctaaagtcCAAACGCTGAGAGTTGTTGTGAAGCAGCGACTAACTGCggctgctgaagagatatttgagctgtttgaaagaacgaTAGCAGAGTACGAGGAGGAACTGTGTCGACACCGGAAACTACTGGACGCTGTTTTCCAGCCTCAGGTCCAGTTACACAGAACAG ACGTCCAGCAGCTGTTTAATAAAGAAGAGGAtcctcctgagcagcaggagtggagctccagtctggaccggGAGGAACCAGAACCcccacacattaaagaggaacaggaggaactctggacccgtcaggagggagagcagcttccagggctggaggaggctgatatCAAGTTCACCTTCAGTCCTGTccctgtgaagagtgaagaagatGATCAAGAGAAACCTCAGTCCTCACAGCTTCATCGAATCAAAGCTGAAGACATCAGCAATGTAGAGCATTTGAAAACTGAAGCTGATGAAGAGGACTGTGGAGGACCAGGACCAGACAGAAACTTTAATCCAGATAGTCATTTACAACCAACTGCTCATGTGAAGATTTCACACTATGAACCTGAGTCTGATGACAGTTGGGACTGGGAGGACACCAGGGAACTTCAGTCAGGTTCAAACCCTCTGCATCACTATAAAGCACCTGTAAGTGATGTGGAAGTTAACAGTGGAACAGGAGTGAGACCGTTTGGTTGCTCAGTTTGTGGTAAAAGATACCGCTGGAAAAACTCTTTAACAGATCATATGAGACTTCATTCAGAAGAAAAACGTTATAGCTGCTCAGTTTGTGAAACAAGTTTCCATTGGAGAAAAAACCttgtgaaacacatgaagaTCCACGTTGGGAAAAAACCATTCAAATGTTCTGTCTGTGGTATCAGATACGCACGGAGCATAAATTTGACCAAACACTTTGAAGTTCATACAGGAGAACAACGTTTGACATGCTCGATTTGTACACTGAGTTTCAGTGACAGCAGCTCTTTGTCAACACACATGAGTCTCCACACCGGGTCGCACCCATTTAGTTgttcagtttgtaaaaaaacGTTTCAGTGCAGATATAACATCGTAAAgcacatgagaatccacacgGGGGAGAAACCGTTCAGATGTTCGCTTTGTGGTAGAAGATTTGCCCAGAATACAAATCTGAAGCGACACTTTATCAtccacacaggggagaaaccGTTCAGCTGTTCCATCTGTGACAAGAGATTCACACAAAAATCGTCTTTGACGATACACCAAGGACTTCACACGGGAGAAAAACCTCACTCTTGCTCAGTGTGTAACAAAAGTTTCAGTCTCAGACAGATTCTGACAGcacacatgagagtccacacgGGGGAGAAACCTTTCAGTTGTAGAAATTGTGGTAAAATATTTGCACGAAAGGCTCATCTGAGACGACACCTGACGATCCACAGGGGAGAAACAGTTTCCTTGCAGCCTTTGTGA
- the LOC119017280 gene encoding oocyte zinc finger protein XlCOF6.1-like isoform X7 translates to MDVQFNRADVQQLFNKEEDPPEQQEWSSSLDREEPEPPHIKEEQEELWTRQEGEQLPGLEEADIKFTFSPVPVKSEEDDQEKPQSSQLHRIKAEDISNVEHLKTEADEEDCGGPGPDRNFNPDSHLQPTAHVKISHYEPESDDSWDWEDTRELQSGSNPLHHYKAPVSDVEVNSGTGVRPFGCSVCGKRYRWKNSLTDHMRLHSEEKRYSCSVCETSFHWRKNLVKHMKIHVGKKPFKCSVCGIRYARSINLTKHFEVHTGEQRLTCSICTLSFSDSSSLSTHMSLHTGSHPFSCSVCKKTFQCRYNIVKHMRIHTGEKPFRCSLCGRRFAQNTNLKRHFIIHTGEKPFSCSICDKRFTQKSSLTIHQGLHTGEKPHSCSVCNKSFSLRQILTAHMRVHTGEKPFSCRNCGKIFARKAHLRRHLTIHRGETVSLQPL, encoded by the exons ATGGACGTCCAGTTCAACAGAGCAG ACGTCCAGCAGCTGTTTAATAAAGAAGAGGAtcctcctgagcagcaggagtggagctccagtctggaccggGAGGAACCAGAACCcccacacattaaagaggaacaggaggaactctggacccgtcaggagggagagcagcttccagggctggaggaggctgatatCAAGTTCACCTTCAGTCCTGTccctgtgaagagtgaagaagatGATCAAGAGAAACCTCAGTCCTCACAGCTTCATCGAATCAAAGCTGAAGACATCAGCAATGTAGAGCATTTGAAAACTGAAGCTGATGAAGAGGACTGTGGAGGACCAGGACCAGACAGAAACTTTAATCCAGATAGTCATTTACAACCAACTGCTCATGTGAAGATTTCACACTATGAACCTGAGTCTGATGACAGTTGGGACTGGGAGGACACCAGGGAACTTCAGTCAGGTTCAAACCCTCTGCATCACTATAAAGCACCTGTAAGTGATGTGGAAGTTAACAGTGGAACAGGAGTGAGACCGTTTGGTTGCTCAGTTTGTGGTAAAAGATACCGCTGGAAAAACTCTTTAACAGATCATATGAGACTTCATTCAGAAGAAAAACGTTATAGCTGCTCAGTTTGTGAAACAAGTTTCCATTGGAGAAAAAACCttgtgaaacacatgaagaTCCACGTTGGGAAAAAACCATTCAAATGTTCTGTCTGTGGTATCAGATACGCACGGAGCATAAATTTGACCAAACACTTTGAAGTTCATACAGGAGAACAACGTTTGACATGCTCGATTTGTACACTGAGTTTCAGTGACAGCAGCTCTTTGTCAACACACATGAGTCTCCACACCGGGTCGCACCCATTTAGTTgttcagtttgtaaaaaaacGTTTCAGTGCAGATATAACATCGTAAAgcacatgagaatccacacgGGGGAGAAACCGTTCAGATGTTCGCTTTGTGGTAGAAGATTTGCCCAGAATACAAATCTGAAGCGACACTTTATCAtccacacaggggagaaaccGTTCAGCTGTTCCATCTGTGACAAGAGATTCACACAAAAATCGTCTTTGACGATACACCAAGGACTTCACACGGGAGAAAAACCTCACTCTTGCTCAGTGTGTAACAAAAGTTTCAGTCTCAGACAGATTCTGACAGcacacatgagagtccacacgGGGGAGAAACCTTTCAGTTGTAGAAATTGTGGTAAAATATTTGCACGAAAGGCTCATCTGAGACGACACCTGACGATCCACAGGGGAGAAACAGTTTCCTTGCAGCCTTTGTGA
- the LOC119017280 gene encoding zinc finger protein 771-like isoform X5, with translation MSKVQTLRVVVKQRLTAAAEEIFELFERTIAEYEEELCRHRKLLDAVFQPQVQLHRTDVQQLLGSEEEDPPEQQEWSSSLDQQDPPELPHIKEEQEELWINQEGEQLPGLEEADITKFTFTPVPVKSEEDDEEKPQSSQIDPRQTVVEIRDAKHWTREADVQDCGRPEPARNFNPDGRVQPATCDETSHSFEPDIDHIIDPEIDHDASEAETDDSYEWMETREPHSGLNPLQQNEVPGGDDMGETSVSSSECARSFGYEGHLQKHDGVQTEVKPFSCSVCGKSYHKKNSLRAHMNLHSGAERFSCPLCEKTFQWKRNVETHMTIHTGEKPFCCSICGTTFAQSSTLRAHLKVHTGEKPYACSICKASFGLSSNFYKHMRMHNGEKPFTCSVCGKGFGEGGHLKKHMTVHTGEKRFGCSVCGKSFAQHGTLRRHLITHTGEKPFSCSVCNKRFTRRHILNKHKCVGEGSRNKCSC, from the exons atgtctaaagtcCAAACGCTGAGAGTTGTTGTGAAGCAGCGACTAACTGCggctgctgaagagatatttgagctgtttgaaagaacgaTAGCAGAGTACGAGGAGGAACTGTGTCGACACCGGAAACTACTGGACGCTGTTTTCCAGCCTCAGGTCCAGTTACACAGAACAG ACGTCCAGCAGCTGCTGGGGAGTGAAGAAGAGGAtcctcctgagcagcaggagtggagctccagtctggaccagcaGGACCCACCAGAGCTgccacacattaaagaggaacaggaggaactctggatAAaccaggagggagagcagcttccagggctggaggaggctgatatCACCAAGTTCACATTCACCCCCGTccctgtgaagagtgaagaagatgatgaagagaaacctCAGTCCTCACAGATTGATCCAAGACAAACTGTCGTTGAAATCAGAGATGCAAAGCATTGGACAAGAGAAGCTGATGTACAGGACTGTGGACGACCTGAACCAGCCAGGAACTTCAATCCAGATGGACGTGTACAACCAGCTACTTGTGATGAGACATCACACTCATTTGAACCTGACATTGATCACATCATTGACCCAGAGATTGATCATGATGCCTCTGAAGCTGAGACTGATGACAGTTATGAATGGATGGAGACCAGGGAACCTCATTCAGGTTTAAACCCTCTGCAACAGAATGAAGTACCTGGAGGTGACGATATGGGAGAAACATCAGTCAGCTCCTCTGAATGTGCTCGAAGCTTCGGCTATGAAGGGCATCTGCAGAAACACGATGGAGTACAAACAGAAGTGAAACCATTTAGTTGCTCAGTTTGTGGTAAAAGTTACCATAAGAAGAACTCATTAAGGGCTCACATGAACCTTCACTCAGGAGCAGAACGTTTCAGCTGCCCACTTTGTGAAAAGACTTTTCAATGGAAGAGAAACGTTGAAACTCACATGACGATCCACACCGGGGAGAAACCCTTCTGTTGTTCCATCTGTGGCACAACATTCGCACAGAGCTCAACGCTGAGGGCGCACTTAAAAGTTCATACAGGAGAAAAACCGTATGCCTGTTCAATTTGTAAAGCAAGTTTTGGTCTCAGCAGCAATTTTTATAAACACATGAGAATGCATAATGGTGAGAAACCATTTACTTGCTCAGTTTGTGGTAAAGGATTTGGTGAAGGGGGACATCTGAAGAAACACATGACCGtccacacaggggagaaacGGTTCGGTTGTTCAGTTTGCGGTAAAAGTTTCGCACAACATGGAACTCTGAGACGACATTTAATCacccacacaggagagaaaccatttagTTGCAGTGTCTGTAATAAAAGATTCACCCGGCGACATATCTTGAATAAACACAAGTGTGTTGGTGAAGGAAGCAGGAATAAGTGCAGCTGCTGA
- the LOC119017280 gene encoding zinc finger protein 771-like isoform X6: MSKVQTLRVVVKQRLTAAAEEIFELFERTIAEYEEELCRHRKLLDAVFQPRVQLHRTDVQQLLGSEEEDPPEQQEWSSSLDQQDPPELPHIKEEQEELWINQEGEQLPGLEEADITKFTFTPVPVKSEEDDEEKPQSSQIDPRQTVVEIRDAKHWTREADVQDCGRPEPARNFNPDGRVQPATCDETSHSFEPDIDHIIDPEIDHDASEAETDDSYEWMETREPHSGLNPLQQNEVPGGDDMGETSVSSSECARSFGYEGHLQKHDGVQTEVKPFSCSVCGKSYHKKNSLRAHMNLHSGAERFSCPLCEKTFQWKRNVETHMTIHTGEKPFCCSICGTTFAQSSTLRAHLKVHTGEKPYACSICKASFGLSSNFYKHMRMHNGEKPFTCSVCGKGFGEGGHLKKHMTVHTGEKRFGCSVCGKSFAQHGTLRRHLITHTGEKPFSCSVCNKRFTRRHILNKHKCVGEGSRNKCSC, from the exons atgtctaaagtcCAAACGCTGAGAGTTGTTGTGAAGCAGCGACTAACTGCggctgctgaagagatatttgagctgtttgaaagaacgaTAGCAGAGTACGAGGAGGAACTGTGTCGACACCGGAAACTACTGGACGCTGTTTTCCAGCCTCGGGTCCAGTTACACAGAACAG ACGTCCAGCAGCTGCTGGGGAGTGAAGAAGAGGAtcctcctgagcagcaggagtggagctccagtctggaccagcaGGACCCACCAGAGCTgccacacattaaagaggaacaggaggaactctggatAAaccaggagggagagcagcttccagggctggaggaggctgatatCACCAAGTTCACATTCACCCCCGTccctgtgaagagtgaagaagatgatgaagagaaacctCAGTCCTCACAGATTGATCCAAGACAAACTGTCGTTGAAATCAGAGATGCAAAGCATTGGACAAGAGAAGCTGATGTACAGGACTGTGGACGACCTGAACCAGCCAGGAACTTCAATCCAGATGGACGTGTACAACCAGCTACTTGTGATGAGACATCACACTCATTTGAACCTGACATTGATCACATCATTGACCCAGAGATTGATCATGATGCCTCTGAAGCTGAGACTGATGACAGTTATGAATGGATGGAGACCAGGGAACCTCATTCAGGTTTAAACCCTCTGCAACAGAATGAAGTACCTGGAGGTGACGATATGGGAGAAACATCAGTCAGCTCCTCTGAATGTGCTCGAAGCTTCGGCTATGAAGGGCATCTGCAGAAACACGATGGAGTACAAACAGAAGTGAAACCATTTAGTTGCTCAGTTTGTGGTAAAAGTTACCATAAGAAGAACTCATTAAGGGCTCACATGAACCTTCACTCAGGAGCAGAACGTTTCAGCTGCCCACTTTGTGAAAAGACTTTTCAATGGAAGAGAAACGTTGAAACTCACATGACGATCCACACCGGGGAGAAACCCTTCTGTTGTTCCATCTGTGGCACAACATTCGCACAGAGCTCAACGCTGAGGGCGCACTTAAAAGTTCATACAGGAGAAAAACCGTATGCCTGTTCAATTTGTAAAGCAAGTTTTGGTCTCAGCAGCAATTTTTATAAACACATGAGAATGCATAATGGTGAGAAACCATTTACTTGCTCAGTTTGTGGTAAAGGATTTGGTGAAGGGGGACATCTGAAGAAACACATGACCGtccacacaggggagaaacGGTTCGGTTGTTCAGTTTGCGGTAAAAGTTTCGCACAACATGGAACTCTGAGACGACATTTAATCacccacacaggagagaaaccatttagTTGCAGTGTCTGTAATAAAAGATTCACCCGGCGACATATCTTGAATAAACACAAGTGTGTTGGTGAAGGAAGCAGGAATAAGTGCAGCTGCTGA
- the LOC119017280 gene encoding zinc finger protein 662-like isoform X9 — translation MSKVQTLRVVVKQRLTAAAEEIFELFERTIAEYEEELCRQRKLLDAVFQPQVQLHRTVQTFTPVPVKSEEDEEEPQSSQLHHIKPEEIRHGEHLKTEAGVEDCGGPEPVKDSDPDRYLQPKEIDGARQLKMDVQFSRAVSTDVQQLLVIKEEVEWSSSLNQDDPPALPQEELWTRQDGEQLRGLEDTREPQSGSNILQIHKVSVSDVEYTTGTTLTNSHECATGFGHSGPLQNQVAPFSCAFCGKRYPRKNSLRSHMRLHVEGKRFSCPVCQKDFQWKRDVVAHMRSHTGEKPFSCSVCGMRFARKEDLNRHLRVHTGEKPFSCSVCGKRFARNAHLKRHSAIHGVKTFP, via the exons ATGTCTAAAGTCCAAACGCTGAGAGTTGTTGTGAAGCAGCGACTAACTGCggctgctgaagagatatttgagctgtttgaaagaacgaTAGCAGAGTACGAGGAGGAACTGTGTCGACAACGGAAACTACTGGACGCTGTTTTCCAGCCTCAGGTCCAGTTACACAGAACAG TTCAGACCTTCACTCCTGTccctgtgaagagtgaagaagatgaagaggaacctcagtcctcacagcttcatcacATCAAACCTGAAGAGATCAGACATGgagaacatttgaaaacagaagCTGGTGTAGAGGACTGTGGAGGACCAGAACCAGTCAAGGACTCAGATCCAGATAGATATTTACAGCCAAAGGAAATAGACGGAGCCCGACAGTTAAAGATGGACgtccagttcagcagagcag tcTCCACAGacgtccagcagctgttggtgatTAAAGAAGAAGTGGAGTGGAGTTCCAGTCTGAACCAGGACGACCCACCAGCACTGCcacaggaggaactctggacCCGTCAGGACGGAGAGCAGCTTCGAGGGTTGGAGGACACCAGAGAGCCACAATCAGGTTCAAACATTCTGCAAATACATAAAGTATCTGTAAGTGATGTGGAATATACGACAGGAACAACATTAACAAACTCTCATGAATGTGCTACAGGCTTTGGACACAGTGGCCCTCTACAGAACCAAGTGGCACCATTTAGTTGCGCATTTTGTGGTAAAAGATACCCTCGGAAGAACTCTTTAAGGTCTCACATGAGGCTTCATGTAGAAGGGAAACGTTTCAGCTGCCCAGTTTGCCAAAAAGATTTTCAGTGGAAAAGAGATGTGGTGGCGCACATGAGAagccacacaggagagaaaccgttcagttgttcagtttgtggCATGAGATTCGCACGGAAGGAGGATCTGAATCGGCACTTGAGAGTCCACACGGGGGAGAAACCATTTAGCTGTTCAGTTTGTGGGAAAAGATTTGCAAGAAACGCACATCTGAAGCGACACTCGGCCATCCACGGGGTGAAAACATTTCCTTGA
- the LOC119017280 gene encoding zinc finger and SCAN domain-containing protein 2-like isoform X10, translating into MSKVQTLRVVVKQRLTAAAEEIFELFERTIAEYEEELCRHRKLLDAVFQPQVQLHRTVQTFTPVPVKSEEDEEEPQSSQLHHIKPEEIRHGEHLKTEAGVEDCGGPEPVKDSDPDRYLQPKEIDGARQLKMDVQFSRAVSTDVQQLLVIKEEVEWSSSLNQDDPPALPQEELWTRQDGEQLRGLEDTREPQSGFGHSGPLQNQVAPFSCAFCGKRYPRKNSLRSHMRLHVEGKRFSCPVCQKDFQWKRDVVAHMRSHTGEKPFSCSVCGMRFARKEDLNRHLRVHTGEKPFSCSVCGKRFARNAHLKRHSAIHGVKTFP; encoded by the exons atgtctaaagtcCAAACGCTGAGAGTTGTTGTGAAGCAGCGACTAACTGCggctgctgaagagatatttgagctgtttgaaagaacgaTAGCAGAGTACGAGGAGGAACTGTGTCGACACCGGAAACTACTGGACGCTGTTTTCCAGCCTCAGGTCCAGTTACACAGAACAG TTCAGACCTTCACTCCTGTccctgtgaagagtgaagaagatgaagaggaacctcagtcctcacagcttcatcacATCAAACCTGAAGAGATCAGACATGgagaacatttgaaaacagaagCTGGTGTAGAGGACTGTGGAGGACCAGAACCAGTCAAGGACTCAGATCCAGATAGATATTTACAGCCAAAGGAAATAGACGGAGCCCGACAGTTAAAGATGGACgtccagttcagcagagcag tcTCCACAGacgtccagcagctgttggtgatTAAAGAAGAAGTGGAGTGGAGTTCCAGTCTGAACCAGGACGACCCACCAGCACTGCcacaggaggaactctggacCCGTCAGGACGGAGAGCAGCTTCGAGGGTTGGAGGACACCAGAGAGCCACAATCAG GCTTTGGACACAGTGGCCCTCTACAGAACCAAGTGGCACCATTTAGTTGCGCATTTTGTGGTAAAAGATACCCTCGGAAGAACTCTTTAAGGTCTCACATGAGGCTTCATGTAGAAGGGAAACGTTTCAGCTGCCCAGTTTGCCAAAAAGATTTTCAGTGGAAAAGAGATGTGGTGGCGCACATGAGAagccacacaggagagaaaccgttcagttgttcagtttgtggCATGAGATTCGCACGGAAGGAGGATCTGAATCGGCACTTGAGAGTCCACACGGGGGAGAAACCATTTAGCTGTTCAGTTTGTGGGAAAAGATTTGCAAGAAACGCACATCTGAAGCGACACTCGGCCATCCACGGGGTGAAAACATTTCCTTGA
- the LOC119017280 gene encoding zinc finger protein OZF-like isoform X1, protein MSKVQTLRVVVKQRLTAAAEEIFELFERTIAEYEEELCRHRKLLDAVFQPQVQLHRTGRFCSLLIELKPADMLGLTKPPQDVQQLFNKEEDPPEQQEWSSSLDREEPEPPHIKEEQEELWTRQEGEQLPGLEEADIKFTFSPVPVKSEEDDQEKPQSSQLHRIKAEDISNVEHLKTEADEEDCGGPGPDRNFNPDSHLQPTAHVKISHYEPESDDSWDWEDTRELQSGSNPLHHYKAPVSDVEVNSGTGVRPFGCSVCGKRYRWKNSLTDHMRLHSEEKRYSCSVCETSFHWRKNLVKHMKIHVGKKPFKCSVCGIRYARSINLTKHFEVHTGEQRLTCSICTLSFSDSSSLSTHMSLHTGSHPFSCSVCKKTFQCRYNIVKHMRIHTGEKPFRCSLCGRRFAQNTNLKRHFIIHTGEKPFSCSICDKRFTQKSSLTIHQGLHTGEKPHSCSVCNKSFSLRQILTAHMRVHTGEKPFSCRNCGKIFARKAHLRRHLTIHRGETVSLQPL, encoded by the exons atgtctaaagtcCAAACGCTGAGAGTTGTTGTGAAGCAGCGACTAACTGCggctgctgaagagatatttgagctgtttgaaagaacgaTAGCAGAGTACGAGGAGGAACTGTGTCGACACCGGAAACTACTGGACGCTGTTTTCCAGCCTCAGGTCCAGTTACACAGAACAGGTCGGTTCTGCTCACTTCTTATTGAACTGAAACCAGCAGACATGCTCGGCCTCACTAAACCACCTCAAG ACGTCCAGCAGCTGTTTAATAAAGAAGAGGAtcctcctgagcagcaggagtggagctccagtctggaccggGAGGAACCAGAACCcccacacattaaagaggaacaggaggaactctggacccgtcaggagggagagcagcttccagggctggaggaggctgatatCAAGTTCACCTTCAGTCCTGTccctgtgaagagtgaagaagatGATCAAGAGAAACCTCAGTCCTCACAGCTTCATCGAATCAAAGCTGAAGACATCAGCAATGTAGAGCATTTGAAAACTGAAGCTGATGAAGAGGACTGTGGAGGACCAGGACCAGACAGAAACTTTAATCCAGATAGTCATTTACAACCAACTGCTCATGTGAAGATTTCACACTATGAACCTGAGTCTGATGACAGTTGGGACTGGGAGGACACCAGGGAACTTCAGTCAGGTTCAAACCCTCTGCATCACTATAAAGCACCTGTAAGTGATGTGGAAGTTAACAGTGGAACAGGAGTGAGACCGTTTGGTTGCTCAGTTTGTGGTAAAAGATACCGCTGGAAAAACTCTTTAACAGATCATATGAGACTTCATTCAGAAGAAAAACGTTATAGCTGCTCAGTTTGTGAAACAAGTTTCCATTGGAGAAAAAACCttgtgaaacacatgaagaTCCACGTTGGGAAAAAACCATTCAAATGTTCTGTCTGTGGTATCAGATACGCACGGAGCATAAATTTGACCAAACACTTTGAAGTTCATACAGGAGAACAACGTTTGACATGCTCGATTTGTACACTGAGTTTCAGTGACAGCAGCTCTTTGTCAACACACATGAGTCTCCACACCGGGTCGCACCCATTTAGTTgttcagtttgtaaaaaaacGTTTCAGTGCAGATATAACATCGTAAAgcacatgagaatccacacgGGGGAGAAACCGTTCAGATGTTCGCTTTGTGGTAGAAGATTTGCCCAGAATACAAATCTGAAGCGACACTTTATCAtccacacaggggagaaaccGTTCAGCTGTTCCATCTGTGACAAGAGATTCACACAAAAATCGTCTTTGACGATACACCAAGGACTTCACACGGGAGAAAAACCTCACTCTTGCTCAGTGTGTAACAAAAGTTTCAGTCTCAGACAGATTCTGACAGcacacatgagagtccacacgGGGGAGAAACCTTTCAGTTGTAGAAATTGTGGTAAAATATTTGCACGAAAGGCTCATCTGAGACGACACCTGACGATCCACAGGGGAGAAACAGTTTCCTTGCAGCCTTTGTGA